A window of Streptomyces sp. NBC_01689 genomic DNA:
GGGGACGACGACCGACTCCGCGTATCCCCCCTCGTACGCCCAACCGGGAACCTTCAGGTTCTCGCAGACGATGAAGTCGCCCTCCCGGCACGGCGTGCAGTAGCCGCAGGCGCCGCCGAACCAGCCGACCGCCACCCGGTCGCCGACCTCCCAGCCGCGGCCCTCCGTACCCTCGCCGAGCACCGCCACGCGCCCGGCGATCTCGTGCCCCGGGACCACCGGGAACGTCACGCCGGGAACCGCCGCGTTCACGAAGGCGGAGTCGCTGTGGCACACCCCGCACGCGTCGACGGAGACCCGCACGTGCCCGGGGCCCGGCGGAGTCGTCTCGCGCTCGGCGATCTCGAACGAACCACCGGCGGTGTCCACCTGAGCGACTCGATAGGTAGTCATCTGCGCACCTGCCTTGGAGAGTCGGACCGTTCTCGAGGCTCTCGTCCCGCAGGTGGCCGCTTCGGTCCCGCGAACCCGACGCGTGTCGCACACGGACCGGCCGACGGGCATCGCCTCTGTGATGTGCGTCCGGTCAGCGGCCGGGCGGGGGTTCGCCCCCGCGCCTCGACGGGCCCGCTGACGGGCACGGCGGCGGGTCATTTCACGCTACAGCAGCTCCAGGGGGGCGGCGAGTCCACCGGCCCCCCGGGCCACTGCGGCACCCGTCACCGTCCGGGCGCGGCCAGCGAGCGCAGGGGCCCCCGGTGCATCGGAGTCGTGTGCCAGCGCACGTCGAACGTGCCGTCCGGCAGCACACAGCTCACGGTCATCCGATGCGGGGTCTCCAGGAACAACACGTCGAAGCGGAGGGTGTCCCGGTCCGCCCATCCTCCGCTGACCGCCATGGGGAGCGGGCCCTCCGCGACCGTCCACCCCGTCGCGGACAGCCGCAGCTCGTAGCGCTCGTCGGCCTCGGCGAGCGACACCGTCCAGCCGTCGCCGTCCGGCCGCCCGTCACCGTCCGCCGGGGCCGCCACCTCGACACGCGTCAGGGTCCGCTGTTCCGCGCAGACGCCGTCCCGCGGCACGAACACCGCACCCGCCCAGGCGTCGGCGGAGGCCGACGAACCGGCGCCGCGGTCGGACCGGTCGGCCTCCCCGCCCGGCGGTGCGGGCTCCCCGGCCGACGGACCGGCGTCCAGCGCCGGCGGTCCCGCGCTCGCCACGACCGGTGGCAGGGTCAGCGCCGCCAGCCGCCGCAGCAGCCCCTCGTCCGCGGTGCCCGCGAGCGGCTCGGGTCCGATCGCCGGGAGCAGGTGCCGCCACATCAGGCCCAGCAGGTCCTGCATCTGCACCGTCGCCGCCGTCGTCGCGATCACCACGTCGTGTTCGGGAAGCACCACGCAGAACTGCCCGAAGGCGCCGTCGCCGCGGTAGCCGTGCCGTCCCATCCAGAACTGGAACCCGTACCCCCGCTCCCAGTCGGACCCCGAGTCCCCGGCCGATGCGTCCACGGTAGGGATCTGCTCGCGCGTCGCCTCCGCGATCCAGGAGGAGGGCAGCAGGCGTTCGCCGTTCCAGACGCCGTCCTGGAGGTAGAACTGGCCGAGCCGGGCGATCGCGTCCGTCGCCGCGTGCAGACCGCTGAACCCCAGGTCACGGCCCGGCGGACGCTGCAGCCAGGCGGTCTCCCCGATGCCCAGCGGGTCCAGCAGCCGGGGCCGCAGGTACTCGGTGAGCGACTGTCCTGTCACCCGCTGGACGATCGAGGCGAGGGTGTACGTCGCGGGCTGGTTGTAGGCGAAGACGGTGCCCGGCTCCCGGTCCGGCGGCACGAGCAGGAAACCCCGTACGAACTCCTTCCGGTCGAGGCGGGCGGCCTCCTCCAAGGTGTCACCGAGGTGACCGCTCGCCATGGACGCCACGTGCCGGACGAGCATGGCGCGGCTGCGCGGGTCGGTGATCTCGGCCTCGAACTCGGGGAAGTACGAGATCACGGGGTCGTCGAGACGCACCAGCCCCTCCGCGACGGCGAACCCGGCGGCCGTGGACGTGAAGCTCTTGCTGAGCGAGTACAGCAGGTGGACGCGGTCGGGCGTGTACGGCGCCCACCAGCCGGAGGCCACCACATGACCGTGGCGCAGGATCATCAGACTGTGCGGTTCGATGTCCGGCGCGGCCTCGACGGCGTCCAGGAACGCGAGGATGCCGGCGGAGTCGACGCCCTGGGCTGCGGGGCTGCTGACGGGCAGGGGACGGGCACTCATACGCGGGCCTCCGGGGCGGTTCGGGGGAACGACAGGGACTGCCGAGGACGACAACGAACGGGGGACGACGACCAGTGGTGACGGACGGCGCCAGTGGTGACGGACGGGGCCAGTGGTGGTGGACGGGGCCAACGCCGTTGGACGGGAACAGTGGTGGCGTGACGGGTGGCGACGGACCGTGGCCGGCGGCGACGGGTGGTGGCGGATCACGGGTGACACTCGGTGCATCCACCATCCTTCCCCGGCCCGCCGTCACCTGTCCATGACGTGCGGGCAGGACCCGCGCGGCTGCAGAACGGGCCGGTGTCCGGCGGGCGGAGCCGAGGTTCACCGTGTACACGGTGGAGCACGGGAGTCGGGACTTCATGGCGCGCGGCCGAGCAGCGTCGGGGCTGCTCGCGGCACGTCGGCGAAGGAAGTGTCAGGGGGTTGTGCAGACCCGCCAGGGGTTGTCGGGCCACCGACATAATGCACGGATGATCAAGCCCTCCCCCACCGCGGAGCCGACGCGTCGCGTCCCCGTCGTCGTCATCGGCGCGGGGCCCGCCGGGCTCACCGTCGCGAACATCCTGCACACGGCGGGCGTCGACTGCGTGGTTCTGGAGACCGAGAGCAGGGAGTTCGTCGAACAGCGGCCACGCGCGGGGTTCATCGAGGAGTGGGCGGTGCGGGCGCTGCGCGAGCGGGGGCTCGCCGGCCGGCTGGTGGAGCGGGCGCAGGCGCACACCGCGTGCGAGTTCCGCATCGACGGCGAACGCCACCGCTTCCGGTACACCGAGCTGACCGGCGAGCGGCACTTCGTCTATCCCCAGCCGCTGCTGGTGACCGATCTGGTGCGTGCGTACGCCGACGTGAAGGGCGGCGACATCCGGTTCGGGGTACGGGACGTGGCTCTGCACGGCCTCGACGACGACCGGCCCTCGGTGCTGTACACGGATCCCGCCACGGGCGAACGGCGCCGCCTCGACTGCGAGTTCGTGGCCGGCTGCGACGGTGCTCGCGGGGTGACCCGGCCCCACGCGGTGCCCGGGCGGGGCACCGTGGCGCGTCACGACTACGGCGTCGGATGGCTGGCGCTGCTGGCCGAGGCGCCGCCGTCCAGCGACTGTGTCGTCTTCGGGGTCCACCCCCGGGGTTTCGCCGCCCACATGGCCCGCGGCCCGGAAGTCACCCGTTACTACCTGGAGGTGGCGCCCGGCGAGGATCCCGAACGCTGGTCGCACGACCGGGTGTGGTCGGAGCTGCACGCCCGGCTGGCGGTGGCCGGGGCGCCCGCGCTGACCGAGGGGCCGCTGATCGAGAAGCGCGTCCTCGACATGCACAGCTATGTCGTGGAACCGATGGCCTACGGGCGGCTGTTCCTGGCGGGCGACGCCGCCCACCTCGTGGCACCGATCGCCGCGAAGGGCATGAACCTCGCCCTGCACGACGCCCTGCTTCTGGCGGACGCCCTGGTCGGGTACTTCGGTACGGGGGACGGCGGCGGGCTGCGGGACTACTCGGACGCCTGTCTGCGGCGGGTCTGGGAGTACCAGGAATTCTCCGTATGGCTGGCCGAGTTGCTGCACGGGCCGTCCTCGGGTGACCCCTTCCGTGCGGGTGCCGCGCGCGCCCGGCTGCGGCGCGTGCTGGACTCCCCCGCGGCGGCGGCCGCCTTCGCCGCGTCGTACATTGGGAAGGCCGCCGCGGGCCGAACCGCCGTGGGCTGAACGGCCGATCACGTACGGGGCGCCCCGCGACGTGACGGCCCGACAGCCCGACAGCCCGACAGCCCGACAGCCCGACGACGCGACGACGCGAGCCGACTCGGGACCGAACTGTGCGCACATGGGTGCCAGATGAATGAAAGTCAGGAAAAACAGGGCCCCGGAATCGCCCGGCTTTGAACACCCGCCGCCACGCCCTCCGTACCAACGGGAAAGTGCCCGGTGCGCAGCGAGGGATGACCATGGTCAAGGTGCAAGTCTCCACGGACGAGTCTGTCGCGGGAAGATACCGGCTCCTGGAGGCCGTCCATCGGGAGGAGGGGCGCGACACCTGGAACGGCCAGGACGTGGAGTCCCTGCGGCTCGTCACCCTGACCAGGTCCCGGCGCCCGGACCGTCCGCGCGAGGAGGCCGACCTGCGCACCGCGGTACGGATCACGCGGGAGTCCGAGGCGCTGGGTCTGGTGTGTCCCGGTCGGGTGGCGGTCGTCGTGGACGTCGTCGTGGACGGCGAGTTCCTGTGGACGGTGACCGCGCGGCCCGCGGGCGTGCCGCTGGGCGCGCTCCTCGGGCAGGGCCCGCTGGACCAGGTCAGGACCGCGCGTGTCGGGCTCGATCTGCTCGATGTGCTGGGCGCCGCGCATCGGGAGGGTTTCACGCACGGCGATCTCAGTCCCGGCCAGGTGTGGGTGGAGGAGTTCGGTGGGGTGACCGTGAGCGGATTCGGGGTGACGGGCGCCTCCGGATCGCCCCGCGTCACGGTTCCGTCGTACGCCTCCCCCGAGCAGGCCCGCGGTGAGGGCGGCGGACCGGCCGCGGATCTGTGGGCGCTGGGCGCGATCATGTACGAGATGGTCGAGGGCCGTCCCGTCATCCGGGACCGGGGCGGTCGGGAGGCGACGTTCCGCGCCGTCGAACGGCTGCCCGTCCGGGCTCCGTCGAACGCCGGGCCGCTCGGTCCGGCCATCCAGGGGCTGCTGCGCAGGGACCCCGTGGAGCGGGTGCCCGAGTCGGTCGTACGAGAGGCGCTCACGCGCGTCCTCCGGGCCGCGCTCGACGACTCGGAGCCGACCGGAACGCTGCCGTTGTTCGAGGAGTCCGGGCGCGAGGGCCCACGCCCGGGGCGGCCGCGCGGGGGGCTGCCCGTCGGCCGGCCGGTGCTGCTGGGGGCGGCGCTGGCCGTGACGGCGCTCTGCTTCGCCGGGCTCGCCGCGGCGGGCGGGCTGTCCGGACGTGACACGACCGCGGCGGGCTCCACGCCGTCCCCGTCCGCCCCTGCCCGGCCGAGCGGCTCGGCCGCCGCCACCGCCCGCGGCGCGGACCCGCGGGGAACGCCGCCGGCCCCGGCATCCCGTTCCGCGTCCGCGTCCGCGTCTCCGTCGGAT
This region includes:
- a CDS encoding serine hydrolase domain-containing protein, translating into MSARPLPVSSPAAQGVDSAGILAFLDAVEAAPDIEPHSLMILRHGHVVASGWWAPYTPDRVHLLYSLSKSFTSTAAGFAVAEGLVRLDDPVISYFPEFEAEITDPRSRAMLVRHVASMASGHLGDTLEEAARLDRKEFVRGFLLVPPDREPGTVFAYNQPATYTLASIVQRVTGQSLTEYLRPRLLDPLGIGETAWLQRPPGRDLGFSGLHAATDAIARLGQFYLQDGVWNGERLLPSSWIAEATREQIPTVDASAGDSGSDWERGYGFQFWMGRHGYRGDGAFGQFCVVLPEHDVVIATTAATVQMQDLLGLMWRHLLPAIGPEPLAGTADEGLLRRLAALTLPPVVASAGPPALDAGPSAGEPAPPGGEADRSDRGAGSSASADAWAGAVFVPRDGVCAEQRTLTRVEVAAPADGDGRPDGDGWTVSLAEADERYELRLSATGWTVAEGPLPMAVSGGWADRDTLRFDVLFLETPHRMTVSCVLPDGTFDVRWHTTPMHRGPLRSLAAPGR
- a CDS encoding 4-hydroxybenzoate 3-monooxygenase, which translates into the protein MIKPSPTAEPTRRVPVVVIGAGPAGLTVANILHTAGVDCVVLETESREFVEQRPRAGFIEEWAVRALRERGLAGRLVERAQAHTACEFRIDGERHRFRYTELTGERHFVYPQPLLVTDLVRAYADVKGGDIRFGVRDVALHGLDDDRPSVLYTDPATGERRRLDCEFVAGCDGARGVTRPHAVPGRGTVARHDYGVGWLALLAEAPPSSDCVVFGVHPRGFAAHMARGPEVTRYYLEVAPGEDPERWSHDRVWSELHARLAVAGAPALTEGPLIEKRVLDMHSYVVEPMAYGRLFLAGDAAHLVAPIAAKGMNLALHDALLLADALVGYFGTGDGGGLRDYSDACLRRVWEYQEFSVWLAELLHGPSSGDPFRAGAARARLRRVLDSPAAAAAFAASYIGKAAAGRTAVG
- a CDS encoding serine/threonine protein kinase, producing MVKVQVSTDESVAGRYRLLEAVHREEGRDTWNGQDVESLRLVTLTRSRRPDRPREEADLRTAVRITRESEALGLVCPGRVAVVVDVVVDGEFLWTVTARPAGVPLGALLGQGPLDQVRTARVGLDLLDVLGAAHREGFTHGDLSPGQVWVEEFGGVTVSGFGVTGASGSPRVTVPSYASPEQARGEGGGPAADLWALGAIMYEMVEGRPVIRDRGGREATFRAVERLPVRAPSNAGPLGPAIQGLLRRDPVERVPESVVREALTRVLRAALDDSEPTGTLPLFEESGREGPRPGRPRGGLPVGRPVLLGAALAVTALCFAGLAAAGGLSGRDTTAAGSTPSPSAPARPSGSAAATARGADPRGTPPAPASRSASASASPSDSPSPSRTVRQDPPAGFFRFSSPQGFAVDLPRGWAALRTERSADGSYRVLLGAGGDPRTLTVTYSTRLAPDPVAVWSEVDSSLRSDPIDYARAGDIRAVDYRGYRGADMEWLSTSDGVRERTFGRGFLVGDRRGFSLRWTTPADARDSSADRQALDTFLRTFAFTSG